A window of Geothrix edaphica genomic DNA:
CAGCACGTCGGGCCGGTGGGCGAGGATCTGGGCCCGGGCCCGGCTTTCGCTCTGGGCCTCGAGGTAGATCGCCTGGTCCTTGCCGAAGTGGTTCTGGACCTGGGTGAGCACCAGCGCGCTGGCGGAGGCCACCAGCACCTTGGGGCGGGCCGGGGGCAGCGGGCCGGTCTGGAGCGCCAGGGCCCGGATGCGGAGGTGGGTCTGTACGCGCACCTGGAGGAGCAGGGTGTTGGCAGGCTTGCGGATGAAGTCGTCCGCGCCGGCGGCGTAGCTGCGGTCCTTGGCATCCCGGCTCAGGGCCGTCAGCACGAGGATGGGGATGTCCGCCGTGGCGGGATCGGACTTGATGGACTCGCAGGCCTTGAACCCGTCCATGGAGGGCATGACCACGTCCATGATCAGCATGTCGGGGCTCGGGCCGCCGCTCTTGAGGCGCGCCAGGGCCTCTTCGCCGTTGGCAGCCACGATCAGGTGGTGCTCCAGCGGCTGCAGCTGCGCCTCCAACATGCGGCGCTGCAGAGCGTTGTCCTCTACCATCAGGATGGTCATGGGAGACGCGAAGTAGGACAAGCGAACTCCTTGCTCTCGTGACTTGAGGGTAAAGGTCCTGAGGGTTCCAGGCAACAGCAGGATGTCGTCGGGGTTGGTAAAACCCCGCAGACAGCATGGGTTTCCAACGATACAATGGCCAGTTCGAGGTTTCTCAGTGGCTCATCCCAGTCTCATCCGCAATTTCTCCATCGTCGCCCACATTGACCACGGCAAGTCCACTCTGGCGGACCGCCTGCTCGAGCTGACCAAGACCGTGGCCGGCCGGGACATGCAGGCGCAGATCCTCGACGACATGGACCTGGAGCGGGAGCGGGGCATCACCATCAAGGCCCACGCAGTGACGCTGAAATACCCCGCGCTCGATGGGAAGACCTACACCCTGAACCTCATCGACACCCCGGGCCACGTGGACTTCACGTACGAGGTCAGCCGCAGCCTGGCGGCCTGCGAGGGCGCCATCCTGGTGGTGGATTCCACCCAGGGCGTGGAGGCCCAGACCCTGGCCAACACCTACCTGGCCCTGGAGAACGGGCTGGAAGTGTTCCCGGTGCTGAACAAGACCGACCTGCCCAGCTCCGATCCCGAGCGGGTGCTGGAGCAGATCGACACGGTCATCGGCCTGGTGGACACCGCCCACGCCGTGAACGTGAGCGCCAAGACCGGGGCGAACTGCGACCAGGTGCTGGAGCAGATCGTGAAGTGCATCCCCGCGCCCCAGGGCGATCCGGACGCACCGCTGCAGGCGCTGGTCTTCGACTGCTACTACGACGCCTACCGCGGCGTGGTGAACCTCATCCGCGTGGTGAACGGCACCCTCAAGGCCGGCGACCAGATCCGCTTCATGTCCACGGGCAGCGAGCACCGGGTGGACGAGATCGGGATCTTCGATCCCAAGATGGACAAGCAGGAGTCGCTGTCCGTGGGCGAGGTGGGCTACCTGGTGGCCAACATCCGCCAGCTGGTGGACGTGAAGGTCGGCGACACGGTCACTCATGCGGTGACGCTCACGACGAAGCCCGCCACCGAGATGCTGAGGGGCTTCAAGGAGATCCAGCCCGTGGTCTTCGCGGGCATCTTCCCCACCTCCAGCGACGACTTCGAGAACCTGCGGAACGCCATGGACAAGCTGCGGCTCAACGACAGCAGCTTCACCTACGAGCCGGAGACCTCCACGGCGCTGGGCTTCGGTTTCCGCTGCGGGTTCCTGGGCCTGCTCCACATGGAGATCGTGCAGGAGCGCCTGGAGCGCGAGTTCGACCTGGATCTCATCACCACGGCCCCCAGCGTCCGCTACCACGTGCACCTGACCGATGGTACCGAGACCGCCGTGGATAACCCCTCGAAGCTGCCGCCCCTCCAGAAGATCGCGAAGATCGAAGAGCCCATCATCGAGGCCACCATCCTCACCCGCACAGACTTCGTGGGCGGGCTGATCAAGCTCTGCGAGGAGCGCCGCGGCCTCCAGCAGAAGCTCGAGTACGTGAGCCAGGACCGCGTGATGCTGGTCTACGAGCTGCCCCTGAACGAAGTGGTGATGGACTTCTACGACAAGCTCAAGTCCGTCTCCAAGGGCTACGCCAGCTTCGACTACCACATGAAGCACTACACGGAATCCGACCTGGTGAAGATGGACATCCTGGTGAATAGCGAGGCGGTAGATGCCCTATCCATCCTGGTGCACCGCAGCAAGAGCCAGACGCTGGGCCTCGCGCTCTGCCAGCGGATGAAGGAAGTCATCCCCCAGCAGATGTTCGACGTGGCCGTGCAGGCCGCCATCGGCAGCAAGATCATCGCCCGCACCAACGTGAAGGCCCGCCGCAAGGACGTGCTGGCCAAGTGCTACGGCGGCGACGTCAGCCGCAAGAAGAAGCTCCTCAACAAGCAGAAGGAAGGCAAGAAGCGGATGAAGGCCATCGGCAACGTGGAGATCCCGCAGGAGGCCTTCCTGGCGATCCTGAAGGTCGAGGGCTAGTCGCCTTTGCCGCCGTTCTTGATCTCGCCGGACTCGACGAGGTTGGCCAGCAGGCGCGGGAGCTCATCCTCGCCGAGGATGCCCCGGCGCTGGAACAGGCGGATCAGGCCCAGCACCATGGCCCGCGTCTGGTAGGACTCCAGCGGGGGGACCGTTTCGCGGAGGGTCCGGCTGTGGATGAGATCCGGTGAGGACGCCGGGCGCGGAGCCTCTGTCGGCTCGAAGAACTGGAAGGGATCCAGGTTCGTGGGTTCCTGGATGGCGACGCCGGTGCTGTCGAAGAAGGGGTCCCGGGAGAAGGCCACCTCGGCCGCGAGGCCCGACGCGGGAAGGGGCAGGGGATCGAGGCTGAAGTTGACCGGGAGGGCCTCGCCTTCGGCGTGGTCGGCGCCCACGTCCACGGTCAGGGGCGCGCCCGGGGTGGGTGTCTCCAGGCTGCGGTAGAGGTCTCCGATGGCCTTCCGCAGCGCGCTGTGGGAGGCCACCACGGGCTGGATGTGCAGGCCCGAGGCGAACCGGGCGCTGTCCACGGCGTTCAGGTCCGACGGATCGGACATGGCCAACACCAGCGATTTGGGTTCCTTGATCGAGATGGGCAGCACGGTGAACTGGTCCGCCAGACGGTAGGGCACCAGCTTCAGCACCTCGGGCGGCACCTCGAGATTCCGGACGTCCATCTGCGGTACGCCGGCCTGGTGGCTGAGGAAGTCCATGAGGACCTCCTCGGAGATGTAGCCGAGGGCCACCAGGTTGCTGCCCAGACGGCCCCGGGCGATTTTCTGGTGCGTGATGGCGCTTTGCAGCTGGGCCGGCGTGATGAGGCCGGATTCCACGAGCAGTTCGCCAAGTCGCTTGATCGGTTGCTGCATGAGGGATTCCCGGGGCTTAGGTCTTCCGATGATGCAGAGAGGGTGGCCCTCAAGGTAACGTCATTCAAGGCTTTTGTGGGGCGTGGGGCATGGACTCTGAAGATCTCTGGCGGGCGGCCCTGCATGATTTCAACAATCTGGTGACGGGGCTCCAGGGTGTGGCGGATCTCGGAGACCCCTCGCTTCCCTTCGACCCGCAGAACCACGCAAGGTTGCAGACGATCATCGAGGATGGCAAGACCCTCATCGCCATGGCGCGCGCCCTGGCCCTCGGGCGTGTGTCCGGCGGGGAGCCGGTCCCCTGGGCGGACTGGGCCGCGGAAGTGCGTGAGCGCCTGGACGACGCCGGCCAGCTCTTCCGCTGCCCGGTGGAGCTGGTGGATGCCGGTGCCGGGACGGCCACCTGGCCCGCGCCGCTGCTCCAGGACTGGACCGTCGCGTTCACCCGGCAGATCCTTCCGTGGGCCGCGCCGGGTCCCCTGCGCCTGGAGGCGGAGGCCCGGTCCGGGGCCCTGCTCCTGCGCTGGATCACCGATGCGCCCCTCCCGCTCGCCCTGGAGGCGGAGCCTCCCCCGGACCTGCCGCGCAGCCTGGCGGGCTTCTGGCTGCGCGCCATGGCCGGCCACCAGGGCCTGGTGCTGGAGACCTCCCCGGGTTTCCTCCAGGCGCGCCTTCCCCGCCCCCAGAGCGGAACCATCTCTGCCAAGGACTCCTGATGTTCCAGCCCCCCCCTCCTGTTCCACCCGCGGCCGTGGTGGAGGTCACCGCCACGCGCTTTCCCGAGGATCCGGCCAGGGTACCCGCCTCCATCACGGTCCTCACCGCCCGGGACCTGGCGGATCGCGGCGCCACTGACCTGGGCGGCGCCCTGGGCCTGCTGGCGGGCGTCTACATCGCCCCCGGTGGCGATGGCGGGCCCGCGGGATCGGTGCCCGAATTCTGGGGCCTGAAGGAGTTCGACGCCTTCCTGCTCGTCGTGGACGGGGTGCCCTGGGGCGGGGCCTTCAATCCCGCGCTCTCGACCCTGAGCCTCGAGGGCGTGGAGCGCATCGAGATCCAGAGGGGCGCGGCCCCGGTGATGTACGGCGCCACCTCCTTCGTCGGCGTCATCCATGTCATCCGCGGCCTCCCCTCCGAGGGGAAGGGCACGGTCCGCCTCTCCGCGGGCAGCCATGGGAGCTTCGGAGGTGCCGTCTCCTTCCGGCTTCCGGCCGGAGCCACCACGGACAGCACCCTCACCGTGGATCACGACACCCAGGGCTTCGAGGATTCCCGCACGGGCTTCAAGCGTACGCACCTCCTCTGGCGCAACCGGGTCCAGGCCCTGGACGGAGTCCTCCGCTTCGACCTGGAGGGCACGGTCACGGACCAGCAGCCCGCCAGCCCCTTCCCCCGCGTGGGCAGAGCACTGACGGACCGGGTGCCCCTTGATGCCAACCACAATCCGGCCGGGGCCTACCTCGATGACCGGCGGGCCACCTTCACCGCGGGCTACGAGCGGACCCTGGAGGCCGCCACGCTCTGGGCCACCACCCTGTCGATCGCGCGCGGGCGCCAGGACGCCTTCCGCGGCTTCCTCACGGACGTGGCCACCACGGCTCCCAATGCCCACGGGTTCCGCGAGCGCATCGACCTCACGGACGTCTACTTCGACACGCACCTCACCTGGGCCGGGAGGGGCCTCAAGGTGGTCGCGGGCCTGGATCACCTGCATGGCCAGGGCCGCGGCCGGGGTGGGGATTTCGACTACTTCGTGAACCTCGACGGGTCCGGCGCCCCTGGGGCGGAGGCCCTCCCCAGCGAGGCGGACATCCGCCTGGACGACCGCCGGGACTTCTCGGGCCTCTACGTCTTCGCGCAGTGGCAGGCGGCGCCGCGCCTGACGGTGGAGGCGGGCCTGCGCCTCACCCGGGCGGAGGAGAGCCGCCGCACGTCCACGCTGGATGTCGCCAGCGGAACCCTTGAGGGCGGATCCGACGCTCGGACCACGACCCGCCTGGGCGGCAGCGCCGGGGCCACCTGGACCGCCTGGCAGCGCGGGGAGGACCGGGTGAATGTCTTCGCCGGCGTGCGCAGCACCTTCAAGCCCGCCGCCATCGACTTCGGCCTGGACAGCGGGGCGTCGATCCTGAAGCCCGAGACCGCCACCAGCTACGACCTGGGCCTCAAGGCCGACCTCCTGGACCGCCGCCTCGCCCTGGAGGTCAGCACCTTCCTCATGGACTTCGAGAACCTGGTGGTCCCCCAGTCGGCGGCCGGCTCGCCGGTGCTCGTGAACGCGGGCACGGAGCGGTTCCAGGGCGTGGAGGCCAGCGCGGCTTGGCGCTTCACGCACGATCTGGCGGCCCGCCTCGCCTACAGCTACCACGACGCCCGGTTCCGGAACTACGCCAAGGATTTCGGCGATGGCACCCTGACCCAGCTCGCCGGCAAGCGCCTGGAGATGTCGCCCTACCACCTTGGTGGCCTGGGCCTCGCCTATGCGCCGGCCCGGGGCCTCACTGCCTCGGCGGAGCTGTCCTATGTGGGGGCCGTCTTCCTCAACCAGCGCAACACCGCCCCGGCCGGGGGCTATGCTACCTGGGCGGCCGGCCTGGGCTGGCGGGGGGAGGCCTGGGAGGTCCGTCTGGACGGAAGGAATCTCACGGACCAACACAAACCTGTGGCCGAAAGCGAGCTGGGCGACGCCCAGTACTACCTGCTACCCGGTCGACAGGTCGCCCTGAGCGCCCGCTGCCGGTTCTGAGGCAGAAGGCGTTCCGACAGCGTTACCGGTACAATCAAAGGTTTGGGCGGTGCGATGAAGTTCCACATCCTCGCGACCATGTGGGCCACGAAGCGGAGCCCGGTGGACTCCGCGCAGTGGGGACCCACAGGGAGCGGATCATGCTTGTCAGGGAAGTAACGCGATGAAGTTCCACATCCAGACCTGGGGCTGCCAGATGAATGACCACGACGGCGAGAAGCTGTCGGGGCTGCTGTCCGCGGAGGGTTTCGAGGCCGTGGATTCGGCGGAGGACGCTGAGCTGGTGCTGCTCAATACCTGCTCCATCCGCGAGAAGGCCGTGCACAAGGTCTATTCCGAGCTGGGCCGCCTGCGCGAGGAGAAGCAGCGGCGTCCCCTGCTGGTGGGCGTCACGGGCTGCCTGGCCCAGCAGGAGCAGGCCGCCCTGTTCAAGCGGGCGCCCCACATCGACTTCGTGCTGGGCACCATGGCCCTGAAGCAGCTGCCGCGGCTGGTGGCCGAGGCCCAGGCGGGCAAGGCCCGGGTGATGGACACCGGCGAGTACCCGGACAATCACCTGTTCCCGCCGGCCGTCACACGCCGCCGGGACACGGCCAAGGCCCTGGTGACCATCACCGAGGGCTGCAACCACGCCTGCACCTACTGCATCGTGCCCACCACCCGCGGGGCCGAGCGGCATCGGCCGTACGAGGACGTCCTGGCCGAGGTGCGCGGCCTGGTGTCGCGCGGCTATCGCGAGGTGGAGCTGCTGGGCCAGAACGTGAACAGCTATGCCGGCGGCTGCACCTTCGCGGAGCTGCTGGAGCGGGTGTCCGAGGTTGAAGGCCTCGAATGGATCCGCTTCACCACCAGCCACCCCATGAACTTCACGAAAGAGCTGGCCCGGGTGCTGGTGACGAATCCCAAGGTCGTACCCTTCCTCCATCTGCCCCTGCAGAGCGGCAGCGACCGGGTGCTGAAGCGCATGCTGCGCGAATACACCGTGGCCGAGTACCTGGAGCGCCTGGGCTACCTGGGCGAAGGCCGGGCGCGCATGGCCCTCAGCACGGACTTCATCGTGGGCTTCCCCGGGGAGACCGACGAGGACTTCGAGGACACCCTGCGCGTCCTCGACGAGGTCGCCTTCGACAGCTCCTTCAGCTTCATCTACTCGCCCCGGCCGGGCACGCCCTCGCTGCGCCTGAAGGACGACCTGCCCATGGCCGTGAAGTCCGAGCGCCTGACCCGCCTCCAGCAGCGCCAGGCCGAGCTCACCCGGGCCAGCAACGAGCGGTTCCTGGGCCGCGAGATCCCGGTCCGCATCGAGACCCACGGCCCCACCGAGCATGGCTGGTGGCTGGCCCGCAGCGGCGAGTGGAAGACCGTGCATCTGGCAGCGGGGCCCGGCCGGGACCTGCCCTTCGGTGAGTTGGTGCAGGCGCGGATCACCCAGGCCAGCCCGCACTTCCTGGGGGCGGAGCTGGTGTAGGGGCTGTCGGCTATCAGCTATCAGTTGTCAGCGTGAGGGACCAGCGGCGGGTGGCGCCGGGGGGAAGCAGGAAGCTCCCCGGCTTGTCGGCGAAGTCCCCATCCCAGCCTTCGGGATCGGCGTGGCCTTCCCAGGGTTCGATGCAGAGGAAGGCGGGGCCGGGATCGGGCTTGGCCCAGAGGCCCAGGTGGGGGAAGCCATCCCAGCGCAGGGTGAGGGCCGGTCCTCCTTCCGCTTCGAAGCGGAGGCCCCGGCTCCGGGGCTCCAGGAAGATCAGGGCGTCCTCCGCGAACAACGCTTCGCAGAGCGGCAGCTCCCGCCCCTGGATGGGGCTGGGATGAGGGGTCGGATCCAGCAGCCCCCCGGCCGTCAGGCGCTGGAGCGGGCCGGGCTCCTCGGTCTCGAAGACGAGCCGGTGCGCGGCCTTGGGAAGACCCGGCGCCAGGGGCCACCGGAAGGCCGGGTGCAGGCCCAGGCTGGCGGGCAGGGGCGCGGCGCCGGGGTTGCGCAGGGAGAGGTCCATGCGCAGGGAGGTCGCGTTCAGGGTGTAGGCCACCCGCAGCACGAAGGGAAAGGGGTAGGCCGCGCGGCTGGCCTCGTCGTCGCGCAGCTCCACCGTGCAGGTGGTGGCGGTTCCTTCCAGCAGGGCGAAGTCGCGGTCCCGGGCGAAGCCGTGTCGGGGCAGGGGGAAGGTCTCCCCGCCATGCCGGAGGAGGTCGCCCTTCAGGCGGCCCACGATGGGGAAGAGCAGGGGGGCGTGGCGGGGCCAGAGGGCGCCTGCCCCCCAGAGCAGGTCGCGGCCACCCAGGCGCAGGGACTGGAGCTCGGCGCCGGTGGCGGCGATGACGGCCTCGGCCGGGCCTGAGTGCAATCGGTGGATGTCCATGCCCGA
This region includes:
- a CDS encoding response regulator produces the protein MSYFASPMTILMVEDNALQRRMLEAQLQPLEHHLIVAANGEEALARLKSGGPSPDMLIMDVVMPSMDGFKACESIKSDPATADIPILVLTALSRDAKDRSYAAGADDFIRKPANTLLLQVRVQTHLRIRALALQTGPLPPARPKVLVASASALVLTQVQNHFGKDQAIYLEAQSESRARAQILAHRPDVLVLDTDLSEGGAQNLAVTLHQSGELRNLPILLLHDPGELETWSRLREPVDDALEKPLLAPETRRRVALLARLAHLQKLVGQA
- the lepA gene encoding translation elongation factor 4, whose protein sequence is MAHPSLIRNFSIVAHIDHGKSTLADRLLELTKTVAGRDMQAQILDDMDLERERGITIKAHAVTLKYPALDGKTYTLNLIDTPGHVDFTYEVSRSLAACEGAILVVDSTQGVEAQTLANTYLALENGLEVFPVLNKTDLPSSDPERVLEQIDTVIGLVDTAHAVNVSAKTGANCDQVLEQIVKCIPAPQGDPDAPLQALVFDCYYDAYRGVVNLIRVVNGTLKAGDQIRFMSTGSEHRVDEIGIFDPKMDKQESLSVGEVGYLVANIRQLVDVKVGDTVTHAVTLTTKPATEMLRGFKEIQPVVFAGIFPTSSDDFENLRNAMDKLRLNDSSFTYEPETSTALGFGFRCGFLGLLHMEIVQERLEREFDLDLITTAPSVRYHVHLTDGTETAVDNPSKLPPLQKIAKIEEPIIEATILTRTDFVGGLIKLCEERRGLQQKLEYVSQDRVMLVYELPLNEVVMDFYDKLKSVSKGYASFDYHMKHYTESDLVKMDILVNSEAVDALSILVHRSKSQTLGLALCQRMKEVIPQQMFDVAVQAAIGSKIIARTNVKARRKDVLAKCYGGDVSRKKKLLNKQKEGKKRMKAIGNVEIPQEAFLAILKVEG
- a CDS encoding TonB-dependent receptor, with protein sequence MFQPPPPVPPAAVVEVTATRFPEDPARVPASITVLTARDLADRGATDLGGALGLLAGVYIAPGGDGGPAGSVPEFWGLKEFDAFLLVVDGVPWGGAFNPALSTLSLEGVERIEIQRGAAPVMYGATSFVGVIHVIRGLPSEGKGTVRLSAGSHGSFGGAVSFRLPAGATTDSTLTVDHDTQGFEDSRTGFKRTHLLWRNRVQALDGVLRFDLEGTVTDQQPASPFPRVGRALTDRVPLDANHNPAGAYLDDRRATFTAGYERTLEAATLWATTLSIARGRQDAFRGFLTDVATTAPNAHGFRERIDLTDVYFDTHLTWAGRGLKVVAGLDHLHGQGRGRGGDFDYFVNLDGSGAPGAEALPSEADIRLDDRRDFSGLYVFAQWQAAPRLTVEAGLRLTRAEESRRTSTLDVASGTLEGGSDARTTTRLGGSAGATWTAWQRGEDRVNVFAGVRSTFKPAAIDFGLDSGASILKPETATSYDLGLKADLLDRRLALEVSTFLMDFENLVVPQSAAGSPVLVNAGTERFQGVEASAAWRFTHDLAARLAYSYHDARFRNYAKDFGDGTLTQLAGKRLEMSPYHLGGLGLAYAPARGLTASAELSYVGAVFLNQRNTAPAGGYATWAAGLGWRGEAWEVRLDGRNLTDQHKPVAESELGDAQYYLLPGRQVALSARCRF
- the miaB gene encoding tRNA (N6-isopentenyl adenosine(37)-C2)-methylthiotransferase MiaB; this translates as MKFHIQTWGCQMNDHDGEKLSGLLSAEGFEAVDSAEDAELVLLNTCSIREKAVHKVYSELGRLREEKQRRPLLVGVTGCLAQQEQAALFKRAPHIDFVLGTMALKQLPRLVAEAQAGKARVMDTGEYPDNHLFPPAVTRRRDTAKALVTITEGCNHACTYCIVPTTRGAERHRPYEDVLAEVRGLVSRGYREVELLGQNVNSYAGGCTFAELLERVSEVEGLEWIRFTTSHPMNFTKELARVLVTNPKVVPFLHLPLQSGSDRVLKRMLREYTVAEYLERLGYLGEGRARMALSTDFIVGFPGETDEDFEDTLRVLDEVAFDSSFSFIYSPRPGTPSLRLKDDLPMAVKSERLTRLQQRQAELTRASNERFLGREIPVRIETHGPTEHGWWLARSGEWKTVHLAAGPGRDLPFGELVQARITQASPHFLGAELV
- a CDS encoding aldose 1-epimerase family protein, whose product is MDIHRLHSGPAEAVIAATGAELQSLRLGGRDLLWGAGALWPRHAPLLFPIVGRLKGDLLRHGGETFPLPRHGFARDRDFALLEGTATTCTVELRDDEASRAAYPFPFVLRVAYTLNATSLRMDLSLRNPGAAPLPASLGLHPAFRWPLAPGLPKAAHRLVFETEEPGPLQRLTAGGLLDPTPHPSPIQGRELPLCEALFAEDALIFLEPRSRGLRFEAEGGPALTLRWDGFPHLGLWAKPDPGPAFLCIEPWEGHADPEGWDGDFADKPGSFLLPPGATRRWSLTLTTDS